aattctctaCAACAGCATCCTCATCATACaacatcctcatcatcagtgaataataatcaccagCATCATACTACATCATTGgattattgtttgattaataattcaatttgttcaacTTGTACATCTAGTTCTTCCGGtttattacaacaacaacaacaacaacagcagcagcagcagcaacaacaacaacaggaaacgacaacaacaatgaataataatgaaaaatcaatgatgaatagaaaaCGTGGTCGTAAACAAAGTgttaaattcaatcataataaaattaacGTTAATGGTGGCcgtaataatggaaaaaccAATGTCAATGGTCAACCACAACAGCataggcaaaaaaaatccgaaatGGATCCAGAATTAGCAAAATTAAGTCGTGAAGAACgacgtcgtcgtcgtcgtgcAACGGCAAAATATCGTCTAGCACATGCAACTCGTGAACGGATTCGTGTTGAAGCATTCAATGTTGCTTTTGCTCAACTTCGTCATTTATTACCAACATTACCACCggataaaaaattatcaaaaattgaaatcttACGTCTAGCTATTTGTTACATTGGTTATTTGAATCATGTATTGGATGTATAGatctcattttcaattttgtatcTCTCTCACTCTTTAACTAGtcaataatttattgataatattcAGGTTTTTtgcacagaaaaaaaataaataaaacctagtcactttgtttttttttcgtttgtcaagaaagtttttttttcaatttttttaaaaataaaaaatttatcaaattttttccatcgaaaatgtaaatttgtaaattgcacatcaaaaacacacacgctAAGAAGTGAGTGGAGATTAAAGAGATTTAACACGTGTGTGATAATGTCATCtctgtcattttttttttcaaagtcaaattgaatgatgaaagttgagaaaatatataaaaaaaaacttgacgCTTATGCATGAATaaaaagtgaaaagaaacaagaaatgagtggtggctgttgttgttgtccaaatCCAATTTGATCGACGTGCCAAATCCATCACACATGCATACACACCGCTaggattgaatttcaatttcattttcaatttgattcaatcgaaaattgtgaaaaaaaaattattattattcctgTTCGATGTTCACCTTTTCAATGTTTCGATTGCCGTTTCATTCAAGTATAgaaattgacaaacaaattgccatttttttatatttaattttcttcattctttACCACCActataataaaataatatgaATAGCGGTTTTGTTACGATATataaccagaaaaataaaaattttctgaaaTTGATgtcatccattcatccatccatccatctatctaAATAGATATAGATATAGATAGATTTAATGCCGCTATTATGGTttcaaaatggaaatgacACTCTATGTGTTTTGGGAATTGTCACTTATTATTagttcaattattattactatacCAGATATAtactattttcatttgggaaacaaaacgaacaaaaaaaaaaaaaaaaaaagatttactATAGTCACAATTACTAGCTagttccacacacacacacacgatatGGATCATTGGATTTACGATTCAATTcgttgcatttttttttgtctagatttgaaaaaaaaacgaaattttcctttttctgTGTTTCTAGATATTCTGTAGGAATAATACACAGAAAAAGAATACAAATCAtggctcatcatcatcatcatcatcatcagcattcagacaaaaacaatcaatttcatttcatagaAATGTTCATTTTAGAATCAAAACCAAACGAAACCAAGCAAATCGAAacaagccaaaaaaaaagtatgcACAGAAACAATAAGTTTGATGCCAGAAATGTTTGGAACAAGCAAACCAGTAGATCGatgtttcgatttttttcctatagACTAGAGAATtgatgctttttttttgttcgttcactttcaatttttaaatctctcatatgaaacaagaaagaaaaagttttctttACCGTTTAATACTGGTTTTTGAAGATTCTTTTAGATTCATCCAACATCTGAGGACAATTGAAACGAGAAGAATTATTGATTGGATATCTGTGTGGATGAGGATGTAATTATCAATTCGgccaaaatcaaacaaaaaaaaaatcaaacaaacaaatgttgaTTACACACATCTCACACTTTTATTCATCCACATGATTTGCGAAtgcacaaaaacaaatcgaaacaaaaaaaaaaaacacttgatTACcgtgaatttttgttttgttttgtttgaataataataaaaatataccagtaatggtaataatctcatctctctctctctttaatAATCATATGGTCAATTTGATCGTTTGATGgtttttgtgtatgtgtgtgtgattgattgattgattgtatgACACGCcgcgagtgtgtgtgtgtatagtcATTGTTCAAGTCATTTCTATATCCATTGGTTTCGTCTTTCgcgtattttgttttgtgtttttatttttttttttgtatataccCATTTAAATTGgcttattattataacaCAACAATAGATATATAGCAATATAGCAATAGCAAACAAAACTTGTATGAAGAGACAAtagattcattcaaaacaataTTTGTGAAataatcgagaaaaaaaaagaaaaagaaaaataagtGTATCGGGAATTTGTTTCGGGTATTACTACGGATATTATTCTagctttcttttttttctctctctctctctttctctctcccGCTCTGTTTCTGGTATCTGTGTTTGCATTTGGAATTATGGGCCAGCGaaccgtgtgtgtgtgtgcgtgaaacaataacaacaacaacaacagtacaACTGAATcacaattgaaattcaatgtttattcatctaatttttctcttctctctctctcggcGTTCactttgttttcatcatcatcatcatcatcattgatgatgatgatgattggttcgGGCGCgataattaaattataatGTTTTGAgacaagagagaaaaaaaattcaaatagaaTCATTGGATAgatataggaaaaaaaatccgcgGATAACGGAATCCACAACCAAGTtgcactgaaaaaaattttttgtaggccaaacaaaattcaaaatgggTCTAAATTAGATTAAAAgctattttcttttcaaaaatttttatttcatttattgatattaaaattatctatataaaatataaattgtttgtttatcgATTTAATCGATTAGAAATGTtcgttgattgttttttgaatcCAATCATGAAAATAGGCTACATTTGTATAGACATTTGGTCGtttcaatgataaacatGTAGATGATCCAACCGATACTATGCcaattaatttatcatcCATGGTTGTTAATGGTCCACCTGAATCACCATTACAAGCACTTCGGTCGATATCGGCAGCacaaatcattgattctGTATTAACATTGAACATTGATTCCCATTGTTGTTtacattgttgtttatcaacTATTTTTAATGTGGCCATTAATAAACGTTTTGAAATTGGCAATGATCGACCAGTACGTCCCCAACCACTAACAATAACACTTTGATTAGAttccaattcattattaacaTCTTCATTCAGCGTAGCTGTACCAATTAATAATGGAATTTTCGGCAATGGATATGATAGCCGTAATAGAGCAATATCATTTTCCACTAAAGCAGCATTATAATCTGGATGtatgaaaatggaatgaatggcCATCGTTGGTCCAGAATCGTATTGACGTGATGCATATCGGATTTTAAAATCCTCTGGTTTATAGCCACGTACACAATGTGCAGCAGTCAATATGAATCGTCGAGTAATGAATGATCCACCACAAACGAATTTATTTCGACGAAATAATGCAATCTGATATAGACGTTGACCAATACCAACTGGTGTTCCATTAACGATACGTTCATCATCGCCATTTTCTTCAATATTGACAGTATGACaagaaagatttttttccaaatttgtcattggaatcaaattatcatcattggtacAATAACCGCCAAAAGTATCGTTcatagaattattattatgatgataatgatctaATGACGATGGTATTATTTCGGATAATGAAGGCCATCTTATAagaccgccaccaccaccaccaccataatcAGCGACATCATTCATGGTagcatcttcatcattataattgcTTCCACTTTGTGAAAAACTGCTCcataaatatgatgaaaacagataaatcagaaaaaatttcacggCCAATACGAATGATAATGTCATTTTTGCACGAGAATAATAGATTCTGATCAGCTGTTGAGATgtggaataataatgacaaatcGAAGAAAAATGTTCCGAATATTTATAGTCAAAAATTCTCGGTAGGCAGAGATATCATCAGTGATTATCGCGagattgataatcatcgagaaaattttttattactatcctaaacaaaagaaacgaaaaggATTAAATTCAAGAGTTGTCGTCCCACTGGTACAAATACCTTGATTATATTTTACTATTCTCTCCATGATTACCACCATGTGGTATGTAGCATACGATTATCATCTAACGATCATACATATAGGCTTTGGTTTGATAAACATTCGtaacgttgttgttgttgttgttgttgttgctgctgttattGTCATAGTAGTATTTATTATTGGTCAGCAAAGAATTTATCGATTTCGAAACGTTTGCtttcgtttgttttcttatcataatcgatcgatattttattggtttgaaaatcattatttacaTGTTTACATTTTCACATGTCCAATTATAAATTCGAATATATTCGAAAAGTAACTGGTTTTATCATTTGTAGATTTGATGACTCAGGTTTTGCTTTCTGTACattttttatcgataattttttggtTAATTTTCATCCGTtgtatggattttttttttcgccgaTAAACCAGATGATGAGCGTCTATAGATTGAACGATTATTATCGAATTTCTTgcaattttaatcatttttaaatgaaactTTGGATCATGGGAACTTTATCCCCTCTTAGCAGTAAAAGTGTAAATTTAAAAGTTTTCTATTTATTCGTTGAACATGTGGATTAAATcggatttttaaaaaattaaaattaaaaaattcaatttgtttgtttattatgtTCGAAATTGACGCGCGCTATATATCAAACAGATGCGAACGTCATCTATGGACAGTTTTGTTTATAAAACtcgaatttttcttttatcactcaaatgaaatatttttgacCATCAATTTGTTTACATACAAGAAAAGAATCCAagatatcattcattcatggatgattatcattttattggtctataaaaaaaagaataataaattcttaTAAATTTCTAAATCGTCATTTAGTATGCATCATCAACGTGCTATGAATCCATTAGATATCTGTATGGATTATGGACAtgcatcaaattcatcaacaatgcaGCCATCATCCTCTTCATCGAATCATGTTtccacaacatcatcatcacaacagaataataattctggACCAACGCtaacaacaccaccaccacctccaCCACCACGTCCAACTTCAAGTCAATCGACTTTGTTGAATTCAAGTCCAAATCTAATTCTATCCACTggatttcattattcattaagaccaccacaaccaataccttcatcaaattcttcatcgGTTACTAATCTTGATTTGAATACCGTAGCTAAACGTTTTGAATATACATCGGAAAAACATCCTAAATTATTGCtagaatcattatcaatattacGTCGACGTCGAGAACTTTGTGATGTTGTTCTCATTGTTGGTCAACGAAAAATCTACGCTCATCGTGTTCTATTAGCTGCATATAGCCCTTATTTTCTTGGTGAGAATCATTAGCATTTGTTACCATTTAGTTTTATTAATTGTAgcaataaattaattattattttacgCTATTTAGCCATGTTCACCGGAGAATTAGCCGAATCCAGACAAACAGAAGTAATCATCAGAGATATTGATGAACACGCAAtggaattattgattgaatttgcaTACACTTCACATATAGttattgaagaaaataatgTTCAAGTTTTATTACCTGCTGCTTGTCTTCTACAAATGAACGAAATACAAGAAGTTTGTTGCGAATTTTTACGCCGTGAACTTGATCCATCCAATTGTCTAGGGATACGTTCGTTTGCTGATACACATGCATGTCAGGATCTTCTACATTATGCCGATAAATATACTCAAGATTATTTTCAAGaagtgattgaaaatgaagaatttctGTTATTGCctgtcaatcaattgatcgatattGTTTCAACCGATGAATTGAACATAACATCTGAAGAACAAGTTTATAATGCAATCATGAAATGGGTTCGTTATAATGTACAAGAACGTGGTCAACATCTAGCTCATGTATTGCAACATGTACGATTATCACAAATGTCAGCAAAGTTTTTAGTAGGAACCGTTTCCTCGGATATATTggtcaaaaatgatgaagctTGTCGTGATTTGGTGGATGAAGCGAAGAATTATCTATTATTACCACAGGAACGAACGTTAATGGTTGGTCCACGTTTTCGGCCACGTAAACCTGTTCGTCGTGGGGAAGTATTATTCGCGGCTGGTGGATGGTGTAGTGGTGATGCTATCGCTTCGGTTGAACGTTATGAACCACAAACACGTGAATGGCGTATGGTTGCACCGATGAATAAACGTCGTTGTGGTGTTGGTTGTGCtgtattgaatgaattactTTATGCAGTCGGCGGACATGATGGTCAATCGTATCTAAACAGTATTGAACGCTATGATCCACATACAAATCAATGGTCAATCGATGTTGCTCCAACTTCAACCTGTCGAACTTCGGTTGGCGTTGCTGTTCTCGATGGATATCTGTATGCAGTTGGTGGACAGGATGGTGTTTCATGTTTGAATATTGTCGAACGATATGATCCACAATCAAATCGATGGACAAAATTAGGCGGTATGACTTCAGGTCGTCTTGGTGTAGCTGTTGAAGTACTCGGTGGCTATCTTTATGCCATTGGTGGATCGGATGGTAATAGTCCATTAAATACCGTAGAAAGATATGATCCACGTACAAATCGATGGAATTTAGTTGCACCAATGTGGACACGAAGAAAACATCTTGGTTGTGctgtttataataatatgatcTATGCTGTTGGTGGTCGTGATGATACTACTGAACTTAGTTCAGCAGAAAGATATAATCCACAAACCAATACATGGCAACCAATCGTGGCCATGACTACTAGACGTTCAGGTGTTGGTCTTGCCGTTGTAAATGGACTTCTTTATGCCGTTGGaggtttgttgtttttctttttgattcattttgacaTTTACTCATTTTAACAATTATCCATATCAATTAGGATTCGATGGTACAACATATCTgaaaacaatcgaaatgTATAGTCCAGAAGATAATCAATGGCAACTTTGTGGTTCAATGAATTATCGTCGTTtaggtggtgg
This window of the Dermatophagoides farinae isolate YC_2012a chromosome 3, ASM2471394v1, whole genome shotgun sequence genome carries:
- the LOC124498418 gene encoding trypsin epsilon is translated as MTLSFVLAVKFFLIYLFSSYLWSSFSQSGSNYNDEDATMNDVADYGGGGGGGLIRWPSLSEIIPSSLDHYHHNNNSMNDTFGGYCTNDDNLIPMTNLEKNLSCHTVNIEENGDDERIVNGTPVGIGQRLYQIALFRRNKFVCGGSFITRRFILTAAHCVRGYKPEDFKIRYASRQYDSGPTMAIHSIFIHPDYNAALVENDIALLRLSYPLPKIPLLIGTATLNEDVNNELESNQSVIVSGWGRTGRSLPISKRLLMATLKIVDKQQCKQQWESMFNVNTESMICAADIDRSACNGDSGGPLTTMDDKLIGIVSVGSSTCLSLKRPNVYTNVAYFHDWIQKTINEHF
- the dbo gene encoding kelch-like protein diablo; amino-acid sequence: MHHQRAMNPLDICMDYGHASNSSTMQPSSSSSNHVSTTSSSQQNNNSGPTLTTPPPPPPPRPTSSQSTLLNSSPNLILSTGFHYSLRPPQPIPSSNSSSVTNLDLNTVAKRFEYTSEKHPKLLLESLSILRRRRELCDVVLIVGQRKIYAHRVLLAAYSPYFLAMFTGELAESRQTEVIIRDIDEHAMELLIEFAYTSHIVIEENNVQVLLPAACLLQMNEIQEVCCEFLRRELDPSNCLGIRSFADTHACQDLLHYADKYTQDYFQEVIENEEFLLLPVNQLIDIVSTDELNITSEEQVYNAIMKWVRYNVQERGQHLAHVLQHVRLSQMSAKFLVGTVSSDILVKNDEACRDLVDEAKNYLLLPQERTLMVGPRFRPRKPVRRGEVLFAAGGWCSGDAIASVERYEPQTREWRMVAPMNKRRCGVGCAVLNELLYAVGGHDGQSYLNSIERYDPHTNQWSIDVAPTSTCRTSVGVAVLDGYLYAVGGQDGVSCLNIVERYDPQSNRWTKLGGMTSGRLGVAVEVLGGYLYAIGGSDGNSPLNTVERYDPRTNRWNLVAPMWTRRKHLGCAVYNNMIYAVGGRDDTTELSSAERYNPQTNTWQPIVAMTTRRSGVGLAVVNGLLYAVGGFDGTTYLKTIEMYSPEDNQWQLCGSMNYRRLGGGVGVIRMSHPTESSFTNNK